In Besnoitia besnoiti strain Bb-Ger1 chromosome I, whole genome shotgun sequence, the genomic window GTGTCGAGGTTTTGCGGGAGGTTCGTGTTTGCCTTGCGCATGGAAGTTCCCGAAGGAGCTCAGATTCCTGCCTGAAGCATGACAGGGGCTTCGATGGCACTCTTGCCGCGAGAGGGGTTGCCTTGTCCCCAGGTCACGCTTACAAAACGTGAAGCGAGAAGGAGTCGCAGCTAGGGTTTATGAAGAAAACCGAGACGCATGACAAGCGTGAAACCTGTTCTGAGATTTTGCTGTGCAGCGTTCCTTGTCGGTTCGTAGCAGAGCAGCGGTAGAACAGTGTGCCATTTCTACTCAGTTTTCCAAAATATTCCCTCCATAAGTGCGTGTATTCAGCCGGTACGTCTGAAGGGAacacgcgccgcgacgccgttTCGCCGGGAGTCGGAAGTCCCAGCTCCAGAACTCTGTCCCCTGGGCACTTCCGCCGGGCGCGCCCCTGGTGTCCCTCCGTGCCGAAGTGTGGGGTGCAACGACCGCTGAGGCTCTTGAGCATGCGGCCTTGATCTAGGAACTCGGCTGGCGAATCCTATTTCCGCGTAGGACTTGCAAATCACTCCATCGACCAGCGCGTTTCCGTAAGCTTGTGCAAAATATTCTCAGTGACGAAATAACAGCTTTTCCCCGAGGAAGTCATCGCGGCGCTATGAAGTCGACCGTAAAAAAGTTCTGGGCTGTATGCCTCGGTGGAGTCTTGCTGGCCTCGAGCGGATTTCCAGTGTCGGGCGAAATCCACGAGGGAACCCTGCACAAGAGCGGGCAGTCACAGACAAGAGAGGCTTCCACCTCTTCCACGACATCAAAATGCGAACTTTCAGACCCAGTGAGTCGAATGTCCAATGGCACTCCGAAGCCGGACACCTTGACGCTGTCCAAGCAGAGCCTCGTCGTCAGCTTGCAGTGCTCAGGACAAGACAACCAAATCGTTCCTTCAACGGTGACAAACGTCTGCGTAGACGAAAAGGAGAACACGATACAGACATGCAAGACTGGCCCGGATTCAAGCAAACAAATCAAGCTGCAAAGCCTTCTCGGTGCCAGAGAAGAGATCACATGGACGAAAGACCCCCcgggaggagaaggaaaaggTGCCACCCAGGGAGAAAATTGGATCCTCCGGCTCAACGAATCCCAACTACCGTCGTCTGATAAACAGTTCTTCGTGGGCTGCATAAAAAAGGACGACAGTAACGATACAAACTGCAAGCTCACTGTGAAGGTTGAAGCACCACCCTCTGCAGTGAAAGACAACGTTGTTTCTTGTGCCTACGGCCACACAAGCAATCCCTCACCCGTGAAGGTTGAGCTGACACAAGGAAAGAACTCATTCACCCTCGTGTGTGGGAAAGACGGGACTGTCAAGCCGGCAACGTACAACACAGACtacagcgaagacgccagcTTGGAGGACAAGTCCTTGAAGAAGATCACGGAGATCCTTCCCACCTTCGATGAAAAGTGGTGGACGGCCGAGAAGGAGCAGGGCTCCGTTGTGTTGACGATTCCGCAAACTGACTTCCCCTCTGCGGACAAGACGTTC contains:
- a CDS encoding SAG-related sequence (encoded by transcript BESB_001040), whose product is MSNGTPKPDTLTLSKQSLVVSLQCSGQDNQIVPSTVTNVCVDEKENTIQTCKTGPDSSKQIKLQSLLGAREEITWTKDPPGGEGKGATQGENWILRLNESQLPSSDKQFFVGCIKKDDSNDTNCKLTVKVEAPPSAVKDNVVSCAYGHTSNPSPVKVELTQGKNSFTLVCGKDGTVKPATYNTDYSEDASLEDKSLKKITEILPTFDEKWWTAEKEQGSVVLTIPQTDFPSADKTFFLGCSPTASTSAEKPGRGSLAQKDTEQAQDGSTTCRVEVTVKAGSSPSSASGGALYVAAAAGTTALAGLLSGTM